A window of Trichomycterus rosablanca isolate fTriRos1 chromosome 5, fTriRos1.hap1, whole genome shotgun sequence contains these coding sequences:
- the LOC134314386 gene encoding E3 SUMO-protein ligase ZBED1-like, giving the protein MDDEAASLGPLRDNFSFKKRPDGTFEKTTVVCKLCKKEFAYHRSYSSLKYHLNAKHVAASTAVPTANFSVPSSGTNKRSSQPTLDQMTGFRAKISKSTSEKLSNSLAKWIATDCRPLSVVEDRGLQSVLQIATSDPAYELPCRKTMASKIRQLYDEKQSKQDILNAVDCVALTGDHWTSVSNSNYLGVTAHTVCVVNKVWQLASFVLTVEKVNNRHYAVNCTDHFFSVAESWKIEQKVTTIGTDCARNMMAAARQLPFQHMPCVAHILQRSITVCLDSCGFNDVLAKCRKIVCHFRHSPANTMELYKEQRALDQENEPLIQDVSTRWNSTLFMIRRLLKNKEAVKATLDKQRHKLVLLSAAEWTNLEKLAAILEPCRHVTDLLGGETYVSCSAVLPVLRFLDHTMKVSDEDSTYIVKFKTESGKLHLIMIGSKWLQCLTLALRT; this is encoded by the exons ATGGACGACGAAGCCGCTTCTCTTGGTCCACTGAGGGACAACTTTAGCTTTAAAAAACGTCCTGATGGGACTTTCGAAAAGACTACTGTTGTATGCAAGTTGTGCAAAAAGGAGTTTGCTTATCACCGAAGCTACTCAAGCCTAAAATACCATCTCAATGCAAAACATGTTGCGGCAAGCACAGCCGTCCCCACAGCTAATTTCAGCGTCCCCAGCAGCGGTACAAATAAACGCTCCAGCCAGCCCACATTGGACCAGATGACAGGTTTCAGGGCCAAAATAAGTAAGTCTACGTCTGAAAAATTAAGCAACTCCCTGGCTAAATGGATCGCAACAGACTGTAGACCGCTTTCGGTGGTAGAGGATAGGGGGCTACAGTCTGTGTTACAGATAGCGACATCAGACCCTGCTTACGAACTCCCGTGTAGGAAAACCATGGCGAGTAAGATTAGGCAGCTTTATGACGAAAAGCAGTCAAAACAAGACATATTGAATGCAGTTGATTGTGTTGCATTGACAGGGGACCATTGGACTTCCGTCAGCAATTCTAACTACCTTGGCGTGACCGCGCACACAGTATGCGTTGTTAACAAAGTATGGCAATTAGCATCTTTCGTCCTCACTGTAGAAAAAGTCAACAACAGACATTATGCAGTAAACTGCACAGACCATTTTTTTTCTGTAGCTGAGTCCTGGAAAATTGAGCAAAAGGTTACAACAATTGGCACCGATTGTGCCAGAAACATGATGGCAGCAGCAAGACAGCTCCCATTTCAGCACATGCCATGTGTTGCGCATATTTTGCAGAGATCCATCACTGTGTGCCTGGACAGTTGTGGATTTAATGATGTACTAGCAAAGTGCCGCAAGATTGTGTGTCATTTCAGACACAGTCCAGCCAACACAATGGAACTGTATAAAGAGCAAAGGGCACTTGACCAGGAAAATGAACCCCTAATCCAGGATGTTTCCACAAGGTGGAACTCCACACTGTTTATGATCCGTCGTCTTCTCAAAAACAAAGAGGCAGTAAAGGCTACTCTGGACAAACAGAGGCACAAACTGGTCTTATTATCAGCAGCAGAGTGGACAAATCTAGAGAAGTTGGCAGCCATCCTTGAACCATGCAG ACATGTGACTGATCTTCTTGGTGGAGAGACTTACGTCTCATGTTCTGCGGTCTTGCCTGTCCTACGATTCCTGGACCACACTATGAAGGTCTCTGATGAGGATTCTACCTACATTGTGAAATTCAAGACGGAAAGCGGAAAGCTGCACTTAATTATGATTGGCTCAAAATGGCTACAGTGCTTGACCCTCGCTTTAAGGACTTAA
- the LOC134314749 gene encoding catenin alpha-3, protein MAFLTEDNLMRTISLERVVAPIATHLFYLLLLSESEADTEQFTQLEVSGCAVAKASRNMANVASRVISESDDDIMRIEMSPLLESLIISGQQVLLETQKLSIQPEVTEHRGELVKATQNVLLGVLKILLVEDDATIRKITAAAHWLLASLSEVGVATNLKSLLKAFQLYSKAMLLLHNLVMERIEEVCDYRCQSVKASVGNLRSCISMLHTAVYLTIKHPTSEEALGAKKYIFHLVNSTVNDIIITLKSNCKSMHRGKYGHYTGKWKMLLKLLSDREFSSFIDSNFDIVLLDLVVYSKAVANCSRKEIQSCLTANCRRVLHLWLQISQQIKGCKDKQKSKVFQDNTYVSLIQQIHKLDEAVVKATIYLVMDTFVLTSNPIEQFVNTTYSLPENDPYGAFHLDPIQPLSKSLIVYTDRIFEVASFVSALAFDEISVENVENSMSCLNYLKDSIIVLLQELREDSVQYHRTSHKLNHFYYKWVEETKQLQNAFCEVINVKNIIHPFVQEMNNDLDSCVEAHKDQDFNLLRKYMRFLTVRMNQVICFVRRHLDKSDDPIYRNGLLILVRQAEHSVAKVTGYATDTFNTNFHGNAFSLLTDSAREAIKVFDILYKGLDGLQHPHLLSPLREAVWQPATTRPVLLITEPQKPTDNQELSVQLYNGNKKEELVKCNDKENKKENVKHITSYHFENNKLVIPSVMDSTSAEITQDLDLLPLLCELVHITKAKDVEALNTACTGIVELSSCYTQATEEATCIVEGTANQEIKILRSKLVALTPLLVQTAQETAMSSARSTETVYRHSTQFSDLIKKTKKILLPVVGMWYFAVQAMIHGCSPNITDSCIQELTEVMCLCTDTVQLVMTCSTN, encoded by the exons ATGGCATTCCTAACAGAAGACAACTTGATGAGAACCATCTCACTTGAAAGGGTGGTGGCCCCCATTGCCACTCACCTGTTTTACCTCTTATTGCTGTCTGAGAGTGAAGCTGACACAGAGCAATTCACACAGCTGGAGGTGTCAGGGTGTGCAGTTGCCAAGGCCTCCAGAAACATGGCTAATGTAGCATCAAG AGTAATATCAGAGTCAGATGATGATATCATGAGGATTGAAATGAGTCCACTGCTAGAATCCCTAATTATTTCTGGTCAGCAAGTGCTTCTTGAAACACAGAAGCTAAGCATACAGCCAGAAGTTACAGAGCACAGAGGAGAGCTGGTTAAAGCCACTCAGAATGTACTGCTGGGAGTGCTAAAG ATTCTTTTGGTGGAAGATGATGCAACCATAAGAAAAATCACAGCAGCTGCTCATTGGCTTTTGGCTAGCCTGAGCGAAGTAGGAGTTGCTACAAACCTCAAATCATTACTAAAAGCATTCCAGTTATACTCCAAGGCAATGCTGTTGCTTCATAACTTGGTGATGGAAAGGATAGAAGAAGTATGTGATTACAGATGTCAAAGTGTGAAAGCCTCTGTGGGAAATTTAAGAAGTTGTATCTCAATGCTTCACACTGCTGTGTACTTAACAATCAAACACCCAACCAGTGAGGAGGCACTGGGTGCAAAGAAATACATCTTCCATCTAGTCAACTCCACTGTAAATGATATTATAATCACACTCAAGAGTAACTGTAAAAGCATGCACAGAGGTAAATACGGGCACTATACCGGCAAGTGGAAGATGTTACTGAAGTTGCTATCAGACAGAGAATTCAGTTCGTTTATAGACTCTAACTTTGACATTGTGCTGCTAGACTTGGTAGTCTACAGCAAGGCTGTTGCAAACTGCTCTCGGAAAGAAATTCAATCTTGTCTGACTGCAAATTGTAGACGTGTTCTTCACCTGTGGCTACAAATATCACAGCAGATAAAAGGTTGCAAAGATAAGCAGAAGTCAAAAGTTTTTCAAGATAATACATATGTCTCTTTAATACAACAAATCCATAAGCTTGATGAAGCTGTGGTGAAAGCAACCATTTACCTGGTAATGGACACATTTGTCTTAACCTCAAATCCTATAGAGCAATTTGTAAACACTACATATTCCCTCCCTGAAAATGACCCATATGGTGCATTTCATTTGGATCCCATCCAACCTCTGTCTAAGAGTTTAATAGTTTACACAGACCGTATCTTTGAAGTAGCCAGCTTTGTTTCAGCTTTAGCCTTTGATGAAATAAGTGTTGAGAATGTGGAAAACTCCATGTCCTGCCTTAACTATCTAAAGGATAGCATCATAGTTCTTCTGCAGGAGCTGAGAGAAGACTCAGTGCAGTACCATAGAACTTCACATAAACTGAATCATTTTTACTATAAATGGGTGGAAGAAACAAAACAACTACAAAATGCATTCTGTGAGGTCATAAATGTAAAGAATATCATACATCCCTTTGTACAAGAAATGAATAATGACTTGGATAGCTGTGTAGAGGCACACAAGGACCAGGACTTTAACCTATTGAGAAAATATATGCGATTTCTAACTGTTCGAATGAACCAGGTGATTTGTTTTGTGAGAAGACATTTGGATAAGAGTGATGACCCCATCTACCGCAATGGCTTACTCATACTTGTTAGACAAGCTGAGCATTCTGTAGCTAAAGTAACAGGGTATGCAACAGACACATTTAACACCAATTTTCATGGGAATGCATTCTCCTTGTTAACTGACAGTGCCAGAGAGGCCATCAAGGTCTTTGATATTCTTTATAAGGgtttagatggactacagcatCCACATCTGCTTAGCCCATTGCGAGAAGCAGTCTGGCAACCTGCTACTACTCGTCCAGTCCTACTCATTACAGAGCCCCAAAAGCCAACAGATAATCAGGAACTCTCTGTGCAATTATATAATGGAAATAAAAAGGAAGAATTAGTAAAGTGTAACgacaaagaaaataagaaagaaaatgtTAAACATATAACAAGTTACCATTTTGAAAACAACAAACTGGTAATACCATCAGTTATGGACTCAACTTCTGCTGAAATTACTCAAGATCTTGACTTGTTGCCTCTCTTATGTGAACTTGTTCACATTACTAAAGCCAAAGATGTTGAAGCTTTAAATACAGCATGCACTGGTATTGTAGAACTTTCAAGCTGCTATACCCAGGCTACAGAAGAGGCTACATGTATAGTAGAAGGAACTGCTAATCAGGAAATAAAAATTCTTCGATCTAAACTAGTTGCTCTGACACCACTGCTTGTCCAGACAGCACAAGAGACAGCTATGAGCTCAGCCAGGAGCACAGAAACTGTCTATAGACACAGCACTCAGTTTTCCGAcctcataaaaaaaacaaagaagatCCTGCTTCCAGTAGTTGGCATGTGGTACTTTGCAGTCCAAGCTATGATTCATGGCTGTTCACCAAACATAACAGACTCCTGCATCCAAGAACTCACAGaggtcatgtgtttgtgtacagaCACAGTTCAGCTCGTGAT GACCTGCAGTACAAATTAA
- the LOC134314981 gene encoding vinculin-like: MFLLKLYVYVMYEQASLGSHGVTGSSSVNPIFTYTSVFIKQEAKRWDVDGNHIVKVTKEMAEKIHQMTLYLKRKGPIQSKDAFVALTKDLIMSSQTITQFVKVIADYCLDKHSTKEMYIISEQILTVTNQLTILSSVNAVTPMCKSSDEILVKNAQSLLQTVIQVIQAVETACIKGIRQPEHNSEAAKAASLCIDWKKKLLIHRAQEQMNTETDNLGLRKTSLHLAAPSLTLPISVLKGYK; encoded by the exons ATGTTTTTGTTAAAACTGTATGTTTATGTAATGTACGAGCAGGCATCTCTGGGAAGTCATGGAGTTACAGGATCCAGCTCTGTGAATCCAATTTTCACTTACACTTCAGTTTTCATAAAGCAAGAGGCAAAGAGATGGGATGTTGATGGTAACCATATTGTCAAGGTAACCAAAGAAATGGCTGAGAAAATCCATCAAATGACCTTATATTTAAAACGAAAAGGGCCAATTCAG AGTAAAGATGCTTTTGTAGCATTGACTAAAGATTTGATCATGAGTAGTCAGACCATTACCCAGTTTGTTAAAGTTATAGCTGATTATTGCCTGGACAAACACTCAACCAAGGAGATGTACATCATATCAGAGCAGATTCTTACTGTTACTAACCAGCTCACCATTCTTTCCAG TGTTAATGCAGTGACTCCCATGTGCAAATCCTCGGATGAAATACTGGTGAAAAATGCACAAAGTTTGCTTCAGACCGTTATTCAAGTGATACAAGCTGTAGAAACTGCTTGTATAAAG GGCATAAGACAACCTGAGCACAACTCTGAAGCAGCAAAAGCAGCCTCCCTGTGCATAGACTGGAAAAAGAAACTGCTTATTCACAGAGCCCAAGAGCAGATGAATACTGAAACTGATAACCTAGGTCTTCGCAAGACTTCACTGCACCTTGCAGCACCAAGCCTGACATTACCCATCAGTGTACTGAAGGGATATAAGTAA